Proteins found in one Hevea brasiliensis isolate MT/VB/25A 57/8 chromosome 18, ASM3005281v1, whole genome shotgun sequence genomic segment:
- the LOC110667498 gene encoding protein SIEVE ELEMENT OCCLUSION B, giving the protein MSFRSLTAAPGTGGATQQPIKSERSMLALSDENSIMNQVQATHAPDGREFDVRPLLNIVEDILNRATRQVETTLTPALVHAEMEDKNRQVNFIATLEALSFVIDRISCEISYKALSGSDAHATTLSLFNMLSSYSWDAKLVLTMAAFALNYGEFWLLAQIYSSNPLAKSMAILRQLPVILEHTGPLKPRFEALNNLIRVMMEVTKCIVEFKELPSTYISTEVPALSAAIAHIPTAVYWTIRSVVACATQITSLTTLGHEFATTEAWELSTLAHKLQNINEHLKKQLSICYQHIDEKRNVEAYQMLLNLFDTIHIDNMKILKALIYAKDDIPPLLDGSTKRRVNIDVLRRKNVLLLVSGLDISHDELSILEQIYNESRLHATRLESQYEVVWIPIVDRTVPWNDSMQKQFEALQATMPWYSVHHPSIIEKVVIKFIREVWHFRKKPILVVLDRQGRVVCPNALHMMWIWGSNAFPFTSLREESLWKEETWRLELLVDGIDPTILNWIKEGKYIFLYGGDDIEWVRKFTNNARAVAQASRIPLEMVYVGKSSKKDKVQRVIATITVEKLSYVWPDMTMIWFFWTRLESMVFSKIQQGKIDEYDPMMQEIKKLLSYDKEGGWAVLSRGSNVVVNGHSTTVLPTLIEYDTWKEQVPVKGFDLSFKEHHDKLHGVTHPCCRFEFPSTAGRIPEHLKCPECHHVMEKYFTFLCCHEEGIAEIPY; this is encoded by the exons ATGTCCTTCAGGTCACTCACAGCGGCTCCAGGCACCGGTGGGGCCACTCAGCAGCCGATCAAGAGTGAACGCAGCATGCTTGCTCTTTCCGATGAGAATTCAATAATGAATCAAGTTCAGGCAACTCATGCACCTGATGGCCGAGAGTTTGATGTCAGACCTCTCCTCAATATTGTTGAAGACATCCTCAATCGTGCCACCCGTCAAGTTGAGACCACCTTGACG CCTGCCCTAGTTCACGCAGAGATGGAGGACAAGAATCGTCAAGTCAATTTCATTGCCACGCTTGAAGCATTGTCATTTGTTATTGACAGAATTTCGTGTGAG ATTTCCTACAAGGCTTTGAGTGGATCAGATGCTCATGCCACAACTCTGTCATTATTCAACATGCTGTCAAGCTACTCCTGGGATGCTAAGTTGGTGCTGACTATGGcagcttttgctttgaattatggAGAATTCTGGCTTCTTGCCCAGATTTACTCCTCAAACCCACTTGCCAAATCAATGGCAATCCTAAGGCAATTGCCTGTTATCCTGGAACACACAGGCCCATTGAAGCCTCGGTTTGAAGCACTTAACAATCTGATCAGGGTCATGATGGAGGTCACTAAGTGCATAGTTGAGTTCAAGGAATTACCATCTACATATATTTCCACAGAGGTGCCTGCTTTGTCCGCAGCCATTGCCCACATCCCAACTGCTGTCTACTGGACCATAAGGAGTGTTGTGGCTTGTGCAACACAGATTACCAGTCTCACCACCTTGGGACAtga GTTTGCTACCACTGAGGCATGGGAACTATCCACCTTAGCTCACAAACTCCAAAACATAAATGAGCATCTAAAGAAGCAGCTCTCTATTTGTTACCAACACATAG ATGAGAAGAGGAATGTTGAAGCCTATCAAATGCTTCTGAATCTTTTTGATACAATCCACATTGACAACATGAAGATCTTGAAGGCCCTGATTTATGCCAAGGATGACATCCCACCACTTCTTGATGGCTCTACCAAGAGAAGG GTTAACATTGATGTGCTGAGAAGGAAGAATGTGCTATTGCTCGTTTCGGGGCTAGACATTTCGCACGACGAGCTTTCGATTCTTGAACAGATTTACAATGAGTCCAGACTCCACGCTACCAGGCTGGAGAGTCAGTATGAGGTGGTTTGGATCCCAATTGTGGACCGTACAGTGCCTTGGAATGATTCTATGCAAAAGCAGTTTGAGGCCCTGCAGGCTACGATGCCATGGTACTCGGTGCACCACCCATCAATAATTGAAAAAGTGGTCATTAAATTCATCAGGGAGGTGTGGCACTTCAGGAAGAAGCCTATCCTGGTGGTGCTTGACCGTCAGGGCCGAGTGGTTTGCCCTAATGCACTACATATGATGTGGATTTGGGGAAGCAATGCTTTCCCTTTCACTAGCTTGAGAGAAGAATCTCTCTGGAAGGAAGAGACATGGAGGCTTGAGCTCCTGGTTGATGGCATTGACCCAACTATTCTCAACTgg ATTAAAGAAGGAAAGTACATTTTCTTGTATGGAGGGGACGATATCGAGTGGGTGAGGAAGTTCACTAACAACGCACGAGCAGTCGCACAGGCATCACGTATACCACTCGAGATGGTGTACGTGGGGAAGAGCAGCAAGAAGGACAAAGTCCAGCGAGTCATAGCCACAATCACTGTTGAGAAGCTCAGCTACGTCTGGCCGGACATGACCATGATATGGTTCTTCTGGACCAGGCTAGAGAGCATGGTATTCTCCAAGATTCAACAAGGCAAGATCGATGAGTATGACCCTATGATGCAAGAAATCAAGAAACTGCTTAGCTATGACAAAGAAGGTGGATGGGCCGTGCTCAGTAGAGGGTCTAACGTTGTGGTTAATGGGCATAGCACCACTGTTTTGCCTACATTGATAGAGTATGATACCTGGAAGGAGCAAGTACCAGTTAAAGGCTTTGATTTGTCTTTCAAAGAACACCATGACAAGCTTCACGGTGTCACTCATCCTTGCTGCCGTTTCGAGTTCCCAAGCACCGCCGGTAGGATCCCTGAGCACCTGAAATGCCCTGAGTGCCACCACGTCATGGAGAAGTACTTCACTTTCCTCTGCTGCCACGAGGAGGGCATTGCAGAGATACCATATTAA
- the LOC110667552 gene encoding uncharacterized protein LOC110667552, whose protein sequence is MGGVASTMAAKFAFFPPNPPSYKLITDHLTGLLLLSPFPHRENVEILKLPTKKGTEIVAMHIRHPMATSTLLYSHGNAADLGQMYELFIELSIHLSVNLMGYDYSGYGQSSGKPSEQNTYADIEAAYKCLEESYGTKQEDIILYGQSVGSGPTLDLAARLPQLRAVVLHSPILSGLRVMYPVKRTYWFDIYKNIDKIPLVDCPVLIIHGTSDEVVNCSHGKQLWELCKEKYEPLWLKGGNHCDLEHFPEYIRHLKKFISTVEKPPSQRYSSKRGTDQFGQPRKSTDVFEVSRKSTDWREKARHSTDRPEKLKNQSNHADKLEKLKNQSNNTDKLEKLRMDQMERSRRSVDCHEKSRKSIDHQLERARKSVDRLDRIRTG, encoded by the exons ATGGGAGGGGTGGCATCGACCATGGCAGCGAAATTTGCCTTCTTTCCACCAAACCCACCATCATACAAGCTAATAACAGACCACCTCACTGGTCTCTTGCTTTTGAGCCCCTTCCCTCACCGTGAAAACGTTGAAATCTTGAAATTGCCCACTAAGAAAGGTACAGAGATAGTGGCAATGCACATAAGGCATCCTATGGCAACCTCCACTCTTCTTTACTCTCACGGTAACGCTGCCGATCTGGGGCAGATGTATGAGCTCTTCATCGAATTGAGCATCCACCTGAGCGTTAATCTCATGGG GTATGACTATTCAGGATATGGACAATCATCTGGAAAG CCAAGTGAGCAGAACACATATGCAGATATTGAAGCCGCATACAAGTGTCTTGAAGAAAGTTACGGCACCAAGCAAGAAGACATTATCCTTTATGGACAATCTGTTGGAAGTGGCCCTACCTTAGATCTTGCTGCTCGACTGCCCCAGTTACGGGCTGTTGTACTGCATAGTCCCATACTATCGGGTTTAAGAGTCATGTATCCTGTCAAGCGTACATACTGGTTCGACATTTATAAG AATATTGATAAAATTCCACTAGTTGATTGTCCTGTTCTTATCATTCAT GGAACTTCAGATGAAGTTGTAAATTGTTCCCATGGGAAACAACTCTGGGAACTGTGTAAAGAAAAATACGAACCACTCTGGCTTAAAGGAGGGAACCACTGCGATCTAGAGCACTTTCCAGAGTATATCAGGCACCTGAAGAAGTTCATATCAACTGTCGAGAAACCTCCTTCCCAAAGGTACAGTTCAAAGAGAGGTACAGACCAGTTTGGGCAACCCCGGAAGAGTACTGATGTATTTGAGGTTTCCAGGAAAAGTACAGATTGGAGAGAGAAAGCAAGGCATAGTACTGACAGGCCTGAGAAACTGAAAAACCAATCCAATCATGCCGACAAACTGGAAAAACTCAAAAATCAGTCTAATAATACTGATAAGCTAGAAAAGCTGCGCATGGATCAAATGGAAAGGTCTCGACGAAGTGTTGATTGCCATGAGAAATCCCGGAAAAGCATTGATCATCAACTAGAAAGAGCACGGAAAAGCGTTGACAGGTTGGATAGAATAAGAACTGGTTAA
- the LOC110667554 gene encoding mitochondrial inner membrane protease ATP23 — translation MSRMAEKPIHTPGSGCRTVEECQDMIRRSLRTSKVKFLKEYLEKAGCGVGDNFIKAVNCDKNISGGYVRGEGIIVCSNQMNIQDEVNQVVIHELIHAYDDCRAANLDWANCAHHACSEIRAGHLSGDCHYKRELLRGYVKIKGHEQECVRRRAMKSVIANPYCSEAAAKDAMEAVWDVCYNDTKPFDRAP, via the exons ATGTCGAGAATGGCGGAGAAGCCCATCCACACCCCCGGCTCCGGATGCCGGACGGTAGAAGAGTGCCAGGATATGATTCGACGTAGTCTCCGAA CTTCAAAAGTGAAATTTTTGAAGGAGTATTTGGAGAAAGCAGGGTGTGGGGTTGGGGACAATTTCATTAAGGCTGTTAATTGTGATAAGAATATCAGTGGTGGTTATGTTCGTGGTGAAGGG ATAATTGTGTGCAGTAATCAAATGAACATTCAAGATGAGGTCAACCAGGTGGTCATACATGAACTGATTCATGCTTATGATGACTGCCGTGCTGCAAACTTGGACTGGGCTAATTGTGCCCATCATGCCTGTAGTGAG ATTCGTGCTGGCCATCTAAGTGGAGATTGCCACTATAAAAGGGAACTGCTGCGCGGTTACGTGAAAATAAAAGGCCATGAACAA GAATGTGTGAGAAGAAGAGCGATGAAATCAGTGATTGCCAACCCATACTGCTCAGAAGCTGCTGCAAAGGATGCCATGGAAGCTGTCTGGGATGTCTGTTACAATGATACAAAGCCCTTTGATAGAGCTCCTTGA
- the LOC110667537 gene encoding classical arabinogalactan protein 6-like, protein MARQVLALAFIFVAIAGAFAANSTAPAATPSTSPSGKAQNSSAAPAKAPAGAKSANASASAPAANASAPAANAKAPAANAKAPSANAKAPAGDAKAPSGNAKAPADAPKSNAKAPTAADAPKSSADGPAASSGPSPSSSDEGSAPESDASSPPAPASEGSPTAADADGPAASDGPSSDTPAADAPAPSDAATLKTSAVVAAAGFFLLTF, encoded by the coding sequence ATGGCACGTCAAGTTCTTGCTCTTGCTTTTATCTTTGTTGCCATTGCTGGGGCTTTCGCAGCTAATAGTACTGCACCTGCTGCCACCCCATCAACCTCTCCTTCAGGTAAGGCTCAAAATAGCTCTGCTGCTCCTGCTAAGGCTCCTGCAGGTGCTAAATCCGCCAATGCTTCAGCTTCTGCCCCTGCTGCTAATGCTTCAGCCCCTGCTGCTAATGCTAAAGCTCCTGCAGCTAATGCTAAAGCTCCTTCTGCTAATGCTAAAGCCCCAGCTGGTGATGCTAAAGCCCCTTCTGGTAATGCTAAAGCCCCAGCTGATGCACCCAAGTCCAATGCTAAAGCTCCCACCGCCGCGGATGCTCCCAAGTCCTCTGCTGATGGCCCCGCTGCCTCATCTGGCCCTTCTCCCTCCTCCTCTGATGAGGGTTCCGCCCCTGAGAGTGATGCCTCCTCTCCTCCTGCACCCGCCAGCGAGGGCTCCCCAACAGCTGCTGATGCCGATGGGCCAGCTGCATCTGATGGTCCTAGCAGCGATACCCCTGCTGCTGATGCTCCAGCCCCCAGCGACGCTGCCACCCTGAAGACCTCCGCTGTTGTTGCGGCTGCAGGCTTCTTCTTGTTGACCTTTTAA
- the LOC110667521 gene encoding uncharacterized protein LOC110667521, translating to MAYMSNTTGIPAPLVEGHSITRPPFFNGSNYSFWKVKIRNFIQSIDIEAWQRIVKGPEVPLELHADGYREKLEDEYNELDWKKVSSNAKALNILHCALDATEYNRISSCTSAKEVWDKLEVTYEGTNQVKESKANRLIREYELFEMKPGETISEMSTRFTDLVNVLKALEKEFTEEELVKKVLRSLPKSWETKVTMIFDTKGFSKFTYDELIGSLITHEMLYDKSKSNVDDEKKKRGIALKSSQEDELRKTIAFKAALSDSSNSSSDEDDLAMITRRFKKAFKKGGLKYKKFLKKYSPKGETSKDQSEIKYFECNKLGRIKPICPKLKKKNSKDKSKKALIAS from the coding sequence ATGGCTTACATGTCTAACACAACTGGTATCCCTGCACCTTTAGTAGAAGGACACTCTATCACTAGACCACCTTTCTTTAATGGTTCTAATTATTCTTTCTGGAAAGTTAAGATAAGAAACTTTATTCAATCTATTGATATTGAAGCTTGGCAAAGAATTGTTAAAGGTCCTGAAGTTCCATTAGAATTGCATGCTGATGGTTATAGAGAAAAACTAGAAGATGAATATAATGAACTTGATTGGAAGAAAGTTTCTTCAAATGCTAAAGCTTtaaacattcttcattgtgcacTTGATGCAACtgagtataatcgtatttcaAGTTGTACATCTGCAAAAGAAGTGTGGGATAAActtgaagtcacatatgaagggacTAATCAAGTGAAGGAATCAAAAGCCAATAGGCTTATTCGGGAATATGaactatttgagatgaaacctggagAAACCATTTCAGAAATGAGCACAAGATTTACTGATCTGGTGAATGTTCTCAAAGCTCTTGAAAAAGAATTCACTGAAGAAGAGTTAGTCAAGAAAGTCTTGAGGTCACTACCTAAATCATGGGAAACAAAAGTGACAATGATCTTTGACACCAAAGGCTTCTCCAAATTCACTTATGATGAGCTGATTGGTTCTCTTATTACTCATGAAATGCTTTAtgacaagagcaagagcaatgtagatgatgaaaagaaaaagagaggaatTGCCTTGAAGTCAAGCCAAGAGGATGAATTAAGGAAAACTATAGCTTTTAAGGCTGCCTTAAGTGACAGCTCCAATAGTTCAAGTGATGAAGATGATCTTGCCATGATTACAAGAAGATTCAAGAAAGCATTCAAAAAGGGAGGTTTGAAATATAAGAAATTCCTAAAGAAGTATTCTCCCAAAGGTGAAACAAGCAAGGACCAAAGTGAgattaaatattttgaatgcaACAAACTTGGCCGTATCAAGCCAATTTGTCCTAAACTAAAAAAGAAGAATTCAAAGGACAAGAGCAAGAAAGCTTTGATTGCTAGCTAG
- the LOC131175867 gene encoding uncharacterized protein LOC131175867, whose protein sequence is MDSDDSSSDNSSDKEVAHICLMALEEDKPESSQQREINTEVNNSDSLSIEDYEDAFAKLYEEYKVYKKKCFVLNKEIASLRSENDSMSIIVQENKFYKNQMLLFDELNKELEDSKITYEKLIEKNRILETKVCLQSKQECEQWYVDNACSKNMTGDKEKFSNLILKSSGHVRFGDKGKAYIIGSGSIGKNPSIKDVALVEGLKFNLLSVSQCYILNNKKDNLKKFDVKSDEGIFLGYSMHSKAYRVFNRRTLLVEETIHVVFDETNNFLERKIVCDDDE, encoded by the exons ATGGACAGTGATGATTCCTCAAGTGATAACTCTAGTGACAAGGAAGTTGCACACATTTGTCTCATGGCTCTAGAAGAGGATAAACCAGAAAGCTCTCAACAAAGAGAAATCAATACTGAGGTAAATAATTCTGACTCTCTTAGTATTGAAGATTATGAAGATGCATTTGCCAAATTGTATGAAGAATACAAAGTTTATAAGAAAAAATGTTTTGTTTTAAACAAAGAAATTGCTTCCTTAAGATCAGAAAATGATTCTATGAGCATTATTGTGCAAGAAAATAagttttataaaaatcaaatgctcTTATTTGATGAGTTGAATAAGGAGTTAGAAGATTCAAAAATTACTTATGAAaaactcattgagaaaaatagGATTTTAGAAACTAAG GTATGTCTTCAAAGTAAGCAAGAGTGTGAACAATGGTATGTTGATAATGCTTGCTCAAAAAACATGACTGGAGACAAAGAAAAATTCTCAAACCTTATTTTAAAAAGTAGTGGACATGTGAGATTTGGAGACAAAGGCAAAGCCTACATCATTGGAAGTGGCTCTATTGGGAAAAATCCAAGCATAAAGGATGTCGCATtagttgaaggtttgaaattcaATCTTCTTAGTGTAAGTCAA tgttaCATTTTGAACAACAAGAAGGATAACCTAAAAAAGTTTGATGTAAAATCAGATGAAGGTATTTTTCTAGGATATTCAATGCATAGCAAAGCTTATAGAGTCTTTAATAGGAGAACTTTGTtagttgaggaaactattcatgttgtatttgatgaaactaATAACTTCTTGGAAAGAAAGATTGTTTGTGATGATGATGAATGa